One Spirochaeta africana DSM 8902 genomic window carries:
- the thrH gene encoding bifunctional phosphoserine phosphatase/homoserine phosphotransferase ThrH, with product MIPEIWLGVAETTGIDDLRLTTRDIPDYDELMRTRLRILDDNGIDSRVLTEVAHSIQPLPGAREFLDRMRRTTQVVILSDTFRQFAGPAMAQLGYPTIFCNDLIFDDAGKLTDYKLRQQDGKRHAVLGFRSMNLKVLAAGDSYNDLSMILEADYGAFFRPPQSITTEHPELPVFTEYQPFGDALTQAVQELDRSN from the coding sequence TTGATCCCCGAGATTTGGCTGGGGGTGGCCGAGACCACCGGTATCGATGATCTGAGACTCACTACCCGTGACATCCCTGATTACGACGAACTGATGCGCACCCGTCTGCGTATCCTGGACGACAACGGTATCGATTCCAGGGTTCTGACCGAGGTAGCCCACTCGATTCAGCCGCTGCCCGGTGCCCGGGAATTCCTGGATCGCATGCGCCGCACTACGCAGGTCGTAATCCTGAGCGACACCTTTCGCCAGTTTGCCGGCCCCGCCATGGCTCAGCTCGGTTACCCGACCATCTTCTGTAACGATCTGATATTCGACGATGCCGGCAAGCTGACAGACTACAAGCTGCGCCAGCAGGATGGCAAGCGCCATGCCGTACTGGGATTTCGCAGCATGAATCTGAAGGTACTGGCTGCCGGCGACTCCTACAATGATCTTTCCATGATTCTGGAAGCAGACTACGGCGCTTTTTTCCGACCGCCGCAGAGCATCACCACCGAACACCCGGAACTGCCGGTTTTTACCGAGTATCAACCGTTCGGGGATGCCCTTACACAGGCTGTGCAGGAGCTTGACCGCTCGAACTGA
- a CDS encoding cyclic nucleotide-binding domain-containing protein, translating to MNEHVIQLLRRVIPFRFLPVEYKQYLAERLVREEYHAGDIIIQQHDTTDASVYLIESGSVDALDITDGGTVRVNSIHTDHYFGEWEPLFRIPRRLRITAREHTVCYRLDGDTFLQILQDSAEFSLAFGTTLRDKQGIFAAFDRFKTALLRSVDKGHISVAAMVGYYRELEPALHPRLADRRCIDIAALNYAVRRLPANLTRTFALLLTDELPAVYQHPEKYFPAIDTAARRRDIWELLPGKNLVLLRSGLSDLTDMLTCLCLYAVEAEKIRDRLDRPEMLAAIDAWLTDNPETRDLQAIQGFLEGLAFRPDEAAGLLQIWQEDTVSRLSDVLRHREMFSIDVRKQTNNWNSRRTDLWTAQVAQATRELLGCDPSEMAEDIRVHIISSNTHSVSNCLSPWFPRNAQEILDWAESVAHPVLGESWEHAGDQLYALVREYFRACPEQQQAYQAEGRRHGILSLRETASTGIQVQLIDCSRLAGIGIDPDVTPVPAGSKDFIVNIDYAFGEQAEHIMRNLAILFGRNVCSINFLGKAGALLGRRGDVLAPTAFIEQTSDMFQPVPAPSQAALKDLQHRLPGRQVHPGPMLTVEGTLLQNSMMLHFYHSIWGCTGIEMEGTHYYRQVLESTQIGVIPEDVDLRFFYYVSDLPMDHGSSLAARMGPAEGVPPLYAITRHILSEIFSSSGQAPAQPV from the coding sequence ATGAACGAACACGTGATTCAGCTGTTGCGACGGGTGATCCCTTTCCGGTTTCTTCCGGTGGAGTACAAGCAGTATCTGGCTGAGCGACTGGTACGCGAGGAGTATCATGCCGGCGATATCATCATTCAGCAGCATGACACAACCGACGCAAGCGTGTATCTGATCGAATCGGGCTCGGTAGATGCCCTTGATATAACCGACGGCGGCACAGTTCGGGTGAACTCGATCCATACCGATCATTACTTCGGTGAATGGGAGCCGTTGTTTCGCATTCCGCGACGACTGCGGATTACGGCACGTGAGCACACCGTCTGTTACCGCCTGGATGGGGATACTTTTCTGCAGATTCTGCAGGACTCAGCCGAGTTTTCTCTGGCATTCGGGACTACCCTGCGCGACAAGCAGGGGATCTTCGCCGCCTTTGATCGTTTCAAGACCGCGCTGCTGCGCTCGGTGGACAAGGGGCATATTTCCGTAGCGGCCATGGTGGGGTACTACCGTGAGCTGGAACCAGCCCTGCATCCCCGACTTGCCGATCGTCGCTGCATCGATATCGCTGCCCTGAACTACGCCGTACGACGGCTGCCGGCGAATCTGACTCGTACCTTTGCGCTGCTGCTTACTGATGAGCTGCCGGCGGTGTATCAACATCCCGAAAAATATTTTCCGGCAATTGATACCGCTGCCCGACGGCGCGATATCTGGGAGCTGCTGCCGGGCAAGAATCTGGTGCTCTTGCGCAGCGGGCTGTCAGATCTGACCGACATGCTGACCTGTCTCTGTCTGTACGCGGTGGAGGCCGAGAAGATTCGCGACCGGCTGGATCGACCGGAGATGCTGGCTGCGATCGATGCCTGGCTGACGGATAATCCCGAAACCCGGGATCTGCAGGCTATCCAGGGCTTTCTGGAGGGGCTGGCCTTTCGTCCCGACGAGGCTGCCGGACTGCTGCAGATATGGCAGGAGGATACGGTGTCGCGGCTCTCGGATGTCCTGCGGCATCGCGAGATGTTCAGTATAGATGTCCGCAAGCAGACCAATAACTGGAACAGTCGCCGGACAGATCTGTGGACTGCGCAGGTGGCGCAGGCCACCCGCGAGCTGCTGGGATGCGATCCCTCGGAGATGGCCGAGGACATCCGGGTGCACATAATCAGCAGCAACACCCATTCGGTTTCCAACTGTTTGAGTCCATGGTTCCCCCGGAACGCTCAGGAGATACTTGACTGGGCAGAGTCGGTAGCGCATCCGGTGCTGGGGGAGTCCTGGGAGCATGCCGGTGATCAGCTGTATGCCCTGGTGCGCGAGTATTTTCGGGCTTGTCCGGAGCAGCAGCAGGCCTATCAGGCTGAGGGGCGCCGGCATGGCATCCTGAGCCTGCGGGAGACGGCGTCGACCGGTATCCAGGTACAGCTGATTGACTGTTCGCGTCTGGCGGGAATCGGCATCGATCCCGATGTTACCCCGGTTCCAGCCGGCAGTAAGGACTTTATTGTCAACATAGATTATGCATTTGGCGAACAGGCTGAGCATATCATGCGCAACCTGGCGATCCTGTTTGGTCGTAATGTGTGCAGCATCAATTTTCTGGGTAAGGCCGGCGCGCTGCTTGGGCGCCGCGGGGATGTACTGGCACCGACCGCGTTCATCGAGCAGACATCCGATATGTTTCAGCCGGTGCCGGCCCCATCCCAGGCAGCGCTGAAGGATCTGCAACACCGACTCCCCGGGCGCCAGGTGCACCCCGGTCCGATGCTCACGGTGGAGGGTACCTTGCTGCAAAACAGCATGATGCTGCACTTCTATCACAGTATATGGGGATGTACCGGTATCGAGATGGAGGGGACCCACTACTACCGTCAGGTGCTGGAGTCAACCCAGATCGGGGTCATCCCCGAAGATGTTGACCTGAGGTTTTTCTATTATGTATCGGACCTGCCGATGGATCACGGCTCAAGTCTGGCCGCCAGGATGGGGCCAGCGGAGGGGGTCCCTCCGCTGTACGCAATCACCCGGCATATCCTAAGCGAGATCTTCAGTTCGAGCGGTCAAGCTCCTGCACAGCCTGTGTAA
- a CDS encoding DUF1707 SHOCT-like domain-containing protein has translation MAELNGSASPLTERREQAIDLLTRCYADEYLDTEEFEHRIDRVNAAGSIRRLEQELADLPSQYQLPVVGGQRAAAATGIPQSVTNVMGDRHCGSELIESAHVNTFNLMGDTVFDLRELPIPPGEMRLNVTCIMGDIKILLPQGVGLDNRINTLMADFKVKGNAGETGSSSLCLTGFALMSDIKVRYY, from the coding sequence ATGGCTGAACTGAACGGCTCCGCTTCACCGCTGACGGAGCGCAGGGAGCAGGCGATTGATCTGCTGACCCGCTGTTATGCAGACGAGTATCTCGATACCGAAGAGTTTGAACACCGGATCGACCGGGTGAATGCTGCCGGTTCAATACGCCGGCTGGAACAGGAACTCGCCGATCTGCCGTCGCAGTATCAGCTGCCGGTTGTCGGCGGGCAGCGGGCGGCAGCAGCGACCGGGATCCCGCAGAGCGTCACCAACGTAATGGGCGATCGCCATTGCGGGAGCGAGCTGATTGAATCGGCCCATGTCAACACCTTCAATCTGATGGGCGACACCGTGTTCGACCTGCGTGAACTGCCGATTCCACCCGGAGAGATGCGCCTGAATGTGACCTGCATTATGGGGGACATCAAGATTCTGCTGCCCCAGGGGGTAGGTCTGGACAATCGGATCAACACCTTGATGGCTGACTTCAAGGTAAAGGGCAACGCTGGCGAAACCGGCAGCAGCAGTCTCTGCCTGACCGGCTTTGCGCTGATGTCGGATATCAAGGTACGCTATTACTGA
- the pheT gene encoding phenylalanine--tRNA ligase subunit beta: protein MPKIEVFQSELFARLGKKLSNDELESLLECAKAELDGVDNENDLFKIELNDTNRPDLWSTAGLARQLAVYSGTRARLPGYNFFARPGDAPQAGYRIQVDPAVGDIRPFVVGFAVSGAPIDEASLNDLIQTQEKLCWNFGQKRRAIAMGVYRRDLITFPVQYTAVDPDTTRFQPLGLESELSMREMLSEHPKGQEFGHIVADYPKFPLLTDAGGEILSFPPVINSNRIGAVETGDRELFVELTGTDLHSLLLAASIVACDLADSGFTIHPSVVEYPYDTPFGREIQVPMYFQQPQTIELDAANRLLGVTLSGEDAVAALGRMGVPASVSGTVLEVRPPEYRNDFLHGVDIAEDIMIGKGMDFFTPEMPRDFSVGRLTPAEELARKVKMLMVGLGFQEMIFNYLGSDKDYFLRMYPEEALGGARAGAVHIANPMSENYAVVRPSILPSLLGAESISASAAYPHRIFEVGKVARRDAADVQGSVTENTLGWVHTEADTDFTQVSSQLAALLYYLGKEHHLEPSDDPRFIHGRAGTVMVDGRAVGVVGELHPRVLDAWGVHVPITAGEICLDRL from the coding sequence ATGCCAAAAATTGAAGTATTTCAGAGTGAACTCTTTGCCCGACTGGGAAAGAAATTGAGCAACGATGAGCTGGAAAGCCTGCTCGAGTGCGCCAAGGCAGAACTGGATGGTGTCGACAATGAGAACGATCTGTTCAAGATCGAGCTCAATGATACCAATCGCCCCGATCTGTGGTCTACTGCCGGTCTGGCGCGACAGCTGGCGGTGTACTCCGGTACCCGTGCACGGCTGCCGGGCTATAATTTCTTTGCCCGACCGGGGGATGCCCCGCAGGCGGGATACCGGATCCAGGTCGATCCGGCCGTTGGCGATATCCGTCCTTTTGTTGTCGGGTTTGCGGTCAGCGGGGCGCCTATCGACGAGGCTTCGTTGAATGACCTTATCCAGACCCAGGAGAAGCTGTGCTGGAACTTCGGGCAGAAGCGTCGTGCGATCGCGATGGGGGTATATCGTCGTGATCTGATTACCTTCCCGGTACAGTATACGGCGGTAGATCCGGATACCACCCGGTTTCAGCCGCTGGGACTGGAGTCGGAACTCAGCATGCGCGAGATGCTTTCCGAGCATCCCAAGGGGCAGGAGTTCGGGCATATCGTGGCGGATTATCCGAAATTCCCGCTGCTCACCGATGCCGGGGGAGAAATTCTCAGCTTTCCACCGGTGATCAACAGCAATCGTATCGGGGCGGTAGAGACAGGTGATCGTGAGTTGTTTGTTGAGCTTACCGGCACCGATCTGCATTCCCTGCTGCTGGCGGCCTCGATTGTTGCCTGCGATCTGGCTGATTCCGGCTTTACGATACACCCGTCGGTGGTTGAATATCCCTATGACACCCCGTTCGGGCGGGAAATTCAGGTGCCGATGTACTTTCAGCAGCCCCAGACCATTGAGCTTGATGCCGCTAACCGCCTGCTGGGGGTTACCCTGTCCGGGGAAGATGCCGTTGCAGCCCTGGGACGCATGGGGGTACCGGCCAGCGTGTCCGGTACTGTCCTGGAGGTGCGACCGCCTGAGTATCGCAACGATTTTCTGCATGGCGTGGATATTGCCGAGGACATAATGATCGGCAAGGGGATGGATTTTTTCACTCCGGAAATGCCGCGTGATTTTTCTGTCGGGAGACTGACCCCTGCAGAGGAACTTGCGCGCAAGGTAAAGATGTTGATGGTCGGCCTCGGGTTCCAGGAGATGATCTTCAACTACCTCGGGTCAGACAAGGACTACTTCCTGCGGATGTATCCGGAGGAGGCTCTGGGGGGTGCTCGTGCCGGTGCGGTACATATTGCCAATCCGATGTCCGAAAACTACGCGGTTGTGCGGCCCTCTATTCTCCCCAGCCTGCTGGGGGCGGAATCGATCTCGGCAAGCGCCGCGTATCCGCACCGTATCTTCGAGGTTGGCAAGGTTGCCCGTCGTGACGCAGCCGACGTGCAGGGTTCGGTTACCGAAAACACCCTGGGCTGGGTGCATACCGAGGCGGATACCGACTTTACCCAGGTGAGTTCGCAGCTGGCAGCGTTGCTGTACTATCTGGGCAAGGAACACCATCTTGAGCCGAGTGATGACCCGCGTTTTATTCATGGCCGGGCCGGCACGGTAATGGTAGACGGACGGGCTGTCGGCGTGGTAGGTGAACTCCATCCGCGTGTGCTGGATGCCTGGGGTGTGCATGTCCCGATCACGGCTGGTGAGATATGCCTGGACCGGCTGTAA
- a CDS encoding phenylalanine--tRNA ligase subunit alpha — protein sequence MATEHSVTTLHPLEVKVLLGFSSGGNITPERIVEQLGFNLGQANQAVSWLVQKAYLNEKDRTVKVSYELTELGAAYRADGFPEERLFRCVKEQGPQRLPEAAKAVGLEAKDIGSAFGALSKAGVLQMDGEKRISIAADSLPPYCDVIRGLLDTAAPEQRLEHDQLSDEEQQAIAGISKKRGASAVAFRIVEREEVVYALSDTGAAAVAELQQQGITGDEIGTLTPQMLKSGSWKNKRFRGYNVNTPPARVLLGRRNPYCEYLDWVKDRLTALGFEEFDGPLVETEFWNGDALFMPQFHSARDIHDVYYVQEPTHAREIEQPFLDNVARVHENGGDSGSRGWGYQFDHDFTKRLVMRSQGTVLSAKQLRDAKIPGKYFGIARCFRYDQVDATHLSDFYQTEGIVLGEEVNLRNLLGLLEMFATEIAGATEVKYVPGYFPFTEPSVEVHIKHPVLGWFELGGSGIFRPEVTKPMGIDVPVLAWGLGIDRMALMHLGLNDLRELFSGNIENIRLRRGN from the coding sequence ATGGCGACAGAACATTCCGTGACCACCCTGCATCCACTTGAGGTAAAGGTGCTGCTGGGTTTCTCCAGCGGTGGTAATATTACCCCCGAACGCATAGTGGAGCAGCTCGGGTTCAACCTCGGGCAGGCGAACCAGGCCGTGAGCTGGCTGGTCCAAAAAGCGTATCTGAACGAGAAGGACCGTACGGTAAAGGTGAGTTATGAACTGACCGAGCTTGGGGCCGCCTATCGTGCTGACGGGTTTCCCGAGGAACGGCTGTTTCGCTGCGTCAAGGAACAGGGGCCGCAACGTCTGCCGGAGGCTGCCAAGGCAGTCGGCCTGGAGGCCAAGGATATCGGATCGGCCTTTGGCGCACTGTCCAAGGCCGGGGTTCTGCAGATGGATGGCGAGAAGCGCATCTCGATTGCTGCTGACAGCCTGCCGCCGTACTGCGATGTTATCCGCGGGTTACTGGATACGGCAGCTCCCGAGCAGCGACTGGAACATGATCAGTTGAGTGATGAGGAGCAGCAGGCGATTGCCGGCATCAGCAAGAAGCGGGGTGCGTCTGCGGTAGCGTTCCGGATTGTGGAGCGTGAAGAGGTCGTATATGCCCTGTCCGATACCGGTGCAGCAGCGGTCGCGGAGCTGCAGCAGCAAGGGATCACTGGTGACGAGATCGGCACCCTGACCCCGCAGATGTTGAAGTCCGGTAGCTGGAAGAACAAGCGTTTTCGGGGCTATAACGTGAACACACCCCCGGCACGGGTGCTGCTTGGGCGGCGTAATCCGTACTGCGAATATCTTGACTGGGTGAAGGATCGCCTGACTGCCCTGGGGTTCGAGGAGTTTGACGGCCCGCTGGTAGAGACAGAGTTCTGGAACGGGGACGCCCTGTTCATGCCGCAGTTTCACAGTGCCCGTGATATCCACGATGTGTACTATGTACAGGAACCGACTCACGCACGCGAGATAGAACAGCCGTTTCTGGATAATGTTGCCCGGGTGCATGAGAACGGGGGGGATTCCGGCAGCCGCGGCTGGGGATACCAGTTCGATCATGACTTTACCAAGCGCCTGGTTATGCGCAGCCAGGGGACAGTGCTGTCAGCCAAGCAGCTGCGAGACGCCAAGATTCCCGGCAAATACTTCGGGATTGCCCGTTGTTTCCGCTATGACCAGGTCGACGCAACCCATCTGTCGGACTTCTATCAGACCGAAGGTATTGTACTGGGTGAAGAGGTGAACCTGCGCAACCTGCTGGGATTGCTGGAGATGTTCGCAACCGAGATTGCCGGTGCAACCGAGGTCAAGTATGTTCCGGGGTACTTTCCGTTTACCGAACCGTCGGTGGAGGTTCATATCAAACATCCGGTGCTGGGGTGGTTCGAGCTGGGCGGCAGCGGGATTTTTCGCCCGGAGGTAACCAAACCTATGGGTATCGATGTGCCGGTACTGGCATGGGGTCTGGGGATTGATCGCATGGCATTGATGCACCTTGGTCTGAATGATTTGCGCGAGCTGTTTTCCGGGAATATCGAGAACATCCGACTGCGAAGGGGGAACTGA